The Azospirillum baldaniorum DNA window CGCGGCACGTTCCAGCCTGGAGACCTGGGGTGGGCCGTGGGGATCACCGACGCGCTCAACCGCTACGCCAAGGTCATTGAGCCCTGGGCGGATGCGGTGGGCCGCCGGATGCTCGCCGACGTCGCGGCGCGGGACCGGAAGATGTGGCTCGACGCTGGGCGGCAGATCGGCCGGGCGCTGCATGCCGAAATCGAGGGCGCCCCGACGGGCGCGCTGATGCAGGCGCGGCTGGCCGAGCAGGTCCAGCTCATCACCAGCCTTCCCACGGAGGCCGGGCAGCGGGTCCACAAGCTGACGGTCGAGAGCCTGACCAACGGCACCCGGGCGGAGCAGATCGCGCAGGAGATCATGCGATCCGGCGACGTCGCGGCCAGTCGGGCGAACATGATCGCGCGGACCGAGGTCGGGCGCACGCAGGCCGAACTGGTGTCGGCCCGGTCGCAGGCCATCGGGAGCACGCACTTCAACTGGCGCACGGTCGGCGACTCCGACGTGCGGCGGGATCACCGGGCGTTGGATGGGAAGACGTTCGAATGGAACGCGCCGCCGGTCGCCGACAAGCGGACCGGCGCCCGCGCTCTGCCTGGGGCAATTTACAATTGCCGGTGCTACGCGGAGCCGGTGCTTTAGCCGACCGTCCGCAGGATCGCGGACGCACGTTCGCCTGTCGGGCCGCCGGCCTTCGCCAGTTCCTCCAGGAATCCCGCGGCGCGCTCGATGAACGCCGCGGCCTCATTGCCCACAAGACGCTCCTCCGGGACCACCACCTCGAAGCTCATCAGCTCCGCGTCCCGGCGGAGGTCGTCCACCAACTCACGGATCGCCTCAAGGGCGAACGTCAAATCATCGGCCATCGGGCCAGCCTACAGGGGTTCCCACCATGCCGCCAAGCATCCCGAAGGACGCCGCTCCGTCCTACCTAGGCGATCTGGTGCGTCTGCTCATCCGCTTCTTCATGGAGGAGGCGGCCGAGCCGGAGCATCAGGGACCGGACGATGGGCGCGCGAAGGGCGGACCGCCGCCGAAGATGGCCGCCGGCATCATCTTCCGCGCGCCGGACGGGTCGGTTCTCCTGCTGAAGCGCAGCCCGGACGACGTCAACTTTGCGGGGCACTGGTCGCTTCCCGGCGGCGGGGCCGACCCCGGCGAGACGGCTGAGCAGGCCGCGACGCGCGAGAGCCTGGAGGAGATCGGGCGCGAGCCGCCCGGCCCCCTCCGGCTCATCAGCCGCAAGGAGACGCCAACCGGCATGGTGTTCCACACCTTCGAATGCCCGGTGGCGGACAGGTTCGAACCGACGCTGAACGGAGAGCACACGGATTTCGTCTGGGCGCTGCCGGACGCTCTGCCTGATCCGATGCACCCGAAGGTGCGGGCGACGCTGACCGGTGGAGGCGCCGCGGACAGCGTGACCACGGACCGGCTGGCGATGGACCGCGACACGGTGCGCCAGAAGGACGAGGATGGGCGCCTGAAGGTCGAGCGGGCCAACATCAGCAAGGCCGTCGTGAACCCCTAC harbors:
- a CDS encoding phage minor head protein, yielding MCILCDAQPRGLVGLPRGLAFDRANKPFSKAAVMRARRAEESYARELRGVARQVGNLVRGTFQPGDLGWAVGITDALNRYAKVIEPWADAVGRRMLADVAARDRKMWLDAGRQIGRALHAEIEGAPTGALMQARLAEQVQLITSLPTEAGQRVHKLTVESLTNGTRAEQIAQEIMRSGDVAASRANMIARTEVGRTQAELVSARSQAIGSTHFNWRTVGDSDVRRDHRALDGKTFEWNAPPVADKRTGARALPGAIYNCRCYAEPVL